The following coding sequences are from one Treponema bryantii window:
- a CDS encoding alpha/beta hydrolase: MQKNSKILVGVLIAFGVMNMAGCATLKVGIEEKAKGLENTRKLGVEINGALNGMFITSTNENNPVLLFISGGPGVPEIWLNEVYAEQYPNKLADHFTVCYWDYLGEGLSYNKKIKPEEISLERLAADAREVAQYLKSRYHQEKIYLMAHSSGSHLGLYLAQTDSEDFYCYFGMGQDYTQGIRRYEEGYNFMKAEFEKTDNKKTLKKMNKLAGYTKEGEFKIKKQKKLAAKWENVLLSAGCATTREMRSDAKDIFLKQMSAKCYTSQEKINYWKGKILCSKSAYRSYHVEADKPCLIPVYFFSGYYDYTCPPALAKELLEKLEAPEKSFYTFYNSAHSPLWEENDLVIEAMLKHVR; encoded by the coding sequence ATGCAAAAAAACAGTAAGATATTAGTCGGCGTTTTAATCGCATTTGGAGTGATGAATATGGCAGGCTGCGCAACTCTTAAAGTCGGTATAGAAGAAAAGGCAAAAGGACTCGAAAATACAAGAAAGCTTGGGGTAGAAATAAACGGCGCCTTAAACGGAATGTTCATAACTTCAACAAATGAAAATAATCCCGTGCTGCTTTTTATTTCCGGTGGTCCCGGTGTACCGGAAATCTGGCTCAACGAGGTTTACGCTGAACAGTACCCGAACAAACTTGCCGATCACTTTACAGTCTGTTATTGGGATTACCTTGGCGAAGGCCTTTCCTACAACAAAAAAATCAAACCGGAAGAAATCTCTCTGGAACGCCTTGCAGCCGATGCACGAGAAGTTGCTCAATATCTGAAATCAAGATATCACCAGGAAAAAATCTATCTGATGGCTCATTCCAGCGGAAGTCATCTTGGACTTTATCTTGCGCAAACTGATTCAGAAGATTTTTACTGCTATTTTGGAATGGGACAGGATTATACTCAGGGCATACGCCGCTACGAAGAAGGCTACAATTTTATGAAAGCCGAGTTTGAAAAAACTGACAATAAAAAAACTCTCAAAAAGATGAACAAACTTGCCGGCTACACAAAAGAGGGTGAATTCAAAATCAAAAAGCAAAAGAAACTTGCCGCAAAATGGGAAAATGTCCTGCTTAGTGCAGGCTGTGCAACAACGCGGGAAATGCGTTCAGATGCAAAAGACATCTTTCTTAAACAGATGTCAGCAAAATGCTATACTTCGCAGGAAAAAATCAATTACTGGAAGGGCAAAATCCTGTGTTCAAAATCAGCTTACCGCAGCTATCATGTAGAAGCTGATAAGCCCTGCCTGATACCGGTTTACTTTTTCTCAGGTTATTATGACTACACCTGCCCTCCGGCACTGGCAAAAGAACTTCTTGAAAAACTTGAAGCTCCCGAAAAATCATTCTATACTTTCTATAATTCAGCCCATTCACCACTGTGGGAAGAAAATGATTTAGTAATAGAGGCAATGCTCAAACATGTCAGATAA
- a CDS encoding TetR/AcrR family transcriptional regulator has translation MSDKYHHGDLRNALIEEGIKMINTSGEDSLSMRKLAEKCGVSMAAPYAHFKNKEEMITAIKQYVEEAFTEYLEAAVNKAEADVEARIVALGIAYVSFFIDNPEYFTFLFSRGYVHLNLDFHSSDENIFKPYKLLKDLCTRYFDEKKPGLSDYEKELDIIRIWSSVQGVTSIIFMKNVKWSHDWKEEIKNIII, from the coding sequence ATGTCAGATAAATATCATCATGGAGATTTAAGGAATGCCCTCATAGAAGAAGGCATCAAAATGATAAATACCTCAGGGGAAGATTCCTTGTCCATGAGAAAACTGGCAGAAAAATGTGGCGTTAGTATGGCAGCTCCTTATGCACATTTTAAAAATAAGGAAGAGATGATTACCGCCATAAAGCAGTATGTTGAAGAAGCCTTTACAGAGTACCTGGAAGCGGCAGTTAATAAAGCAGAAGCAGATGTTGAAGCCAGAATTGTAGCATTGGGAATTGCCTATGTTTCTTTCTTTATAGATAATCCCGAATATTTTACCTTCCTGTTTTCGAGAGGCTATGTTCACCTGAATCTTGACTTCCATAGTTCAGACGAAAATATATTTAAGCCGTATAAACTTCTAAAAGATTTGTGTACCCGCTATTTTGATGAAAAAAAGCCAGGACTTTCTGACTATGAAAAGGAACTGGATATTATTCGAATCTGGTCTTCTGTTCAGGGTGTGACTTCAATCATATTTATGAAAAATGTTAAATGGAGCCACGACTGGAAGGAAGAGATAAAGAATATAATAATCTAA